A genomic region of Alphaproteobacteria bacterium contains the following coding sequences:
- a CDS encoding tyrosine-type recombinase/integrase, protein MDTTRHFLLDDKVQLYMRPKSPHWQCACSVAGKQRRTTTKEESLSRAKDVARDWYLGLLGKYRAGELKEGKTFKYVAERFMDEFEVITQGQRSPVYVKGHKDRIRNYLNPFFGEKVVTEITPGTVQDYRIHRMKNGRRGKPPARSTLHQEIVCLRQVLKTAQRHGWLPYLPDISAPYKTSGKITHRAWFSPAEYKRLYQATRERAQNPKKKRWRTASENMHDFVLFMVNTGLRPDEALRLEFRDVAIVTDEATGERILEIEVRGKRGVGFCKSMPGAVLPFQRLKKRNNGQPTDRLFPKFQREMFNAILAELDLKIDRDSQRRTAYSLRHTYICMRLMEGADIYQIAKNCRTSVEMIENYYASHIKNTLDASAINVRKVKRTKRKVEGEGEGADA, encoded by the coding sequence ATGGACACGACGCGGCATTTCCTTCTGGACGACAAAGTTCAGCTCTACATGCGACCGAAAAGTCCGCACTGGCAGTGCGCCTGTTCGGTCGCCGGAAAACAGCGCCGCACAACCACCAAAGAAGAAAGTTTATCGCGCGCGAAGGACGTGGCGCGCGACTGGTATCTCGGCTTGCTCGGAAAGTACCGGGCGGGTGAGTTGAAGGAGGGCAAGACCTTCAAATACGTCGCCGAGCGCTTCATGGACGAGTTCGAGGTCATCACCCAAGGCCAGCGCAGTCCGGTCTATGTCAAAGGTCACAAAGACCGTATCAGGAATTACCTCAATCCATTTTTCGGCGAGAAGGTCGTAACTGAGATCACACCCGGCACCGTTCAAGACTACCGCATCCACCGGATGAAAAATGGCCGCAGGGGCAAGCCGCCCGCGCGCAGCACCCTGCATCAGGAGATTGTCTGCCTCCGCCAAGTGCTGAAAACGGCGCAGCGCCACGGCTGGCTGCCCTACCTGCCGGATATCTCCGCGCCCTACAAAACCTCCGGCAAGATCACGCACCGGGCGTGGTTCTCTCCGGCTGAATATAAGCGGCTCTATCAGGCCACGCGGGAACGGGCCCAGAATCCAAAAAAGAAACGCTGGCGCACGGCCAGCGAAAACATGCACGACTTCGTGCTGTTCATGGTCAACACCGGGCTCCGGCCCGACGAAGCCCTGCGCCTCGAATTTCGAGATGTCGCCATCGTCACCGATGAAGCGACAGGCGAACGCATCCTCGAAATCGAAGTGCGCGGCAAGCGCGGTGTCGGCTTCTGCAAGAGCATGCCGGGTGCGGTGCTGCCATTCCAGCGCTTGAAGAAGCGCAACAACGGTCAGCCGACCGACCGCCTGTTTCCAAAATTCCAGCGCGAAATGTTCAACGCTATTCTCGCAGAACTGGACCTGAAGATTGACCGCGACAGCCAGCGCCGCACGGCCTACAGCCTCCGGCACACCTATATCTGCATGCGCCTTATGGAGGGCGCGGACATCTACCAGATCGCCAAAAACTGCCGGACGAGCGTCGAGATGATCGAGAACTACTATGCCTCACACATCAAGAACACGCTGGATGCCTCGGCGATCAATGTCCGCAAGGTGAAGCGGACGAAGCGCAAGGTCGAAGGGGAAGGGGAAGGGGCGGACGCCTAG
- a CDS encoding helix-turn-helix domain-containing protein has product MLLCMSILKKLREQAGLSQAALADKLGWNQVDVHRLETGKVGMTLDKVKKLSKALGVPASAFVEDVAIVRPPLRYPGAPSAADAPIAHSLYEITADAGGKLKMAEFLQLMAMIYNWAATQEAMGRKVTAAQAKKQVEAFKRLHFPDKSKQELRERNRKKR; this is encoded by the coding sequence ATGTTATTATGTATGAGCATATTAAAGAAGCTGCGGGAGCAAGCCGGGCTTAGCCAGGCCGCTTTGGCTGACAAGCTTGGCTGGAACCAGGTTGACGTGCACCGGCTCGAAACGGGCAAGGTCGGCATGACCTTGGATAAGGTCAAAAAGCTGTCCAAGGCCTTGGGCGTTCCGGCGTCTGCTTTTGTCGAGGACGTTGCCATCGTCCGGCCCCCCTTGCGCTATCCGGGCGCGCCATCGGCGGCGGACGCGCCCATTGCCCATTCGCTCTACGAGATCACGGCGGACGCGGGTGGCAAGCTGAAGATGGCCGAATTCCTGCAACTCATGGCCATGATCTATAACTGGGCCGCCACGCAGGAAGCCATGGGCAGGAAGGTTACGGCGGCGCAGGCCAAGAAACAGGTCGAAGCCTTCAAGCGCTTGCACTTTCCCGACAAATCCAAGCAAGAGCTGCGCGAGCGCAACAGGAAGAAGCGCTAG
- a CDS encoding helix-turn-helix domain-containing protein — protein sequence MCYIIYFVITGRQIRAARSLLEWKADDLAKKAGLTRVTVSKIEADLVQPQEKTMASIIRAFDLHGVEFLEDEGVRVRKNQLRVFSGKTGYKQYLDHIYLALKDAGGRICQFNLSDSKNLPYADEYAAEHMARMEKIEGLDARVLTIHGDHSFPAKYCAYRWLDQKNKVLIPYYVYGDYVSMSTYKSHSNIQIVSIYSKLLSARYVDQFNLFWDSAIIPDKKGAK from the coding sequence ATATGCTATATAATATATTTTGTGATTACCGGGCGTCAAATCCGTGCTGCGCGCAGCTTGCTTGAGTGGAAAGCAGATGACCTCGCCAAAAAGGCGGGGCTTACACGCGTGACCGTCAGCAAGATCGAAGCGGACCTTGTGCAACCGCAAGAAAAAACCATGGCCAGCATCATTCGTGCGTTCGACCTGCATGGCGTCGAATTTCTTGAAGATGAAGGCGTGCGGGTGCGTAAGAACCAGCTCCGCGTGTTTAGCGGCAAGACAGGCTACAAGCAGTATCTCGATCACATATATCTGGCGCTCAAGGACGCGGGCGGAAGAATTTGCCAATTCAATCTCAGCGATTCAAAAAATCTGCCGTATGCAGATGAATATGCGGCGGAGCATATGGCGAGAATGGAAAAGATCGAAGGTCTTGACGCGCGGGTTTTGACCATTCATGGCGATCACAGTTTTCCAGCAAAATACTGCGCTTATCGCTGGCTTGATCAAAAGAACAAAGTTCTTATCCCCTATTATGTTTATGGCGACTACGTTTCTATGTCCACCTATAAGAGCCACAGCAACATACAGATTGTTTCTATTTACTCAAAATTGCTATCCGCGCGCTACGTGGACCAGTTCAATCTCTTTTGGGATTCTGCCATTATTCCCGACAAAAAGGGGGCCAAGTGA
- a CDS encoding TraM recognition domain-containing protein, whose amino-acid sequence MAAGTPVKSVEHGSAGFLDFDGVPLWKARANRKHFLWLGHPVAGWAKGKHTSVRRGRSIVAAPDRHMLTLAPTRSGKGTAAIIPNLLTYPGSVFVIDPKGENAWVTAARRRQMGQQVLILDPWNEVSKRYGPETNARFNPMAGLDPISADFTDDLAGLADALIINQGKDPHWDDSARELIAGLIAFLVEDPATRDGATLGQVRQLLTLPRAQIVALIRQAVERGGVAGRKLARFGQDTNEISSIISTATTQTAFLDNDALNAAMSVSDIDFARLAEGNVSIYVVIPADKLGPYGRWLRLLVTIAIRELARAQRPKSKVLFLLDEFGTIGRLAAVEQAFGLMGGMGICLWPFVQDLNQLKRDYPESWETFIANAEAVQAFGVKDNFSSDYLSRLLGVATEEAISEETAEMRRGSLFRLAEPERRAMQDRTFQRSLMFADEIRALRPDWQLIIYRGKPVMAALMPYYTTSAFNGMYRPLPGFAANRVCRPCPI is encoded by the coding sequence ATGGCTGCTGGGACGCCCGTAAAATCGGTTGAACACGGCTCTGCCGGGTTTCTTGATTTTGACGGCGTCCCGCTCTGGAAGGCGCGAGCGAACCGCAAACACTTCCTTTGGCTCGGTCATCCTGTCGCCGGATGGGCCAAGGGCAAGCATACGAGCGTACGGCGCGGACGCTCCATCGTGGCCGCGCCCGACCGTCACATGCTCACGCTGGCGCCAACGCGGTCAGGCAAGGGCACGGCGGCGATCATTCCCAATCTGCTGACCTACCCCGGTTCGGTATTCGTGATCGACCCCAAGGGCGAGAACGCATGGGTGACGGCGGCGCGCCGCAGGCAGATGGGACAGCAGGTGCTGATCCTCGATCCGTGGAACGAGGTGAGCAAACGCTACGGGCCTGAGACGAATGCCCGCTTCAATCCAATGGCCGGGCTTGACCCCATTTCAGCAGACTTCACGGACGATCTCGCCGGTCTCGCCGACGCACTCATTATTAACCAAGGCAAGGACCCGCATTGGGATGACTCGGCCCGCGAACTGATCGCCGGTCTCATCGCATTTCTGGTGGAAGACCCCGCGACAAGGGACGGAGCAACGCTCGGGCAAGTCCGGCAACTCCTCACCCTACCGCGCGCGCAGATCGTGGCGCTGATCCGCCAGGCCGTCGAGCGCGGCGGCGTGGCGGGGCGCAAGCTGGCGCGCTTCGGGCAGGACACGAACGAGATTTCCTCGATCATTTCCACCGCCACGACGCAAACCGCGTTTCTGGACAACGACGCTCTTAACGCCGCGATGAGCGTAAGCGATATTGACTTCGCCCGGCTCGCCGAAGGCAACGTCTCTATCTATGTCGTAATCCCGGCCGACAAGCTGGGGCCTTACGGGCGCTGGCTTCGGCTCTTGGTTACCATCGCCATACGCGAGCTTGCCCGCGCGCAGCGCCCCAAGAGCAAGGTTTTATTCCTGCTCGACGAATTCGGCACGATCGGGCGGCTTGCCGCCGTCGAGCAGGCTTTTGGCCTCATGGGCGGGATGGGCATATGTTTGTGGCCCTTCGTACAGGACCTCAACCAGCTCAAGCGCGACTATCCCGAAAGCTGGGAAACCTTCATCGCGAACGCCGAGGCCGTGCAGGCATTCGGCGTGAAGGATAATTTTTCCTCGGACTATCTTTCTCGGCTGCTCGGTGTCGCAACGGAGGAGGCCATATCGGAAGAAACGGCCGAGATGCGGCGCGGCAGCCTGTTCCGGCTGGCGGAGCCGGAACGTCGCGCGATGCAGGACCGCACGTTTCAGCGCTCGCTCATGTTCGCCGATGAAATTCGTGCCCTGCGCCCGGACTGGCAACTGATCATCTATCGCGGCAAGCCGGTCATGGCCGCGTTGATGCCCTACTACACCACATCGGCGTTCAACGGCATGTACCGTCCGCTGCCCGGCTTTGCGGCCAATCGCGTGTGCCGCCCGTGCCCTATCTGA
- a CDS encoding mobilization protein C, which produces MPSGTKADRIALLERQKAEITAKLRTLSAQETTRKRKEETRRKIIIGAAVLAHAATDPAFGAQLRGVLGKSVTRPVDRKVVADLLGPKPGS; this is translated from the coding sequence ATGCCATCAGGGACCAAGGCTGATCGCATTGCGTTGTTGGAACGCCAGAAGGCAGAGATCACGGCGAAGCTGCGAACCCTGTCGGCGCAGGAAACGACGCGCAAGCGCAAGGAAGAAACACGGCGGAAAATCATCATCGGCGCGGCCGTGCTGGCGCATGCCGCAACCGACCCCGCCTTCGGCGCGCAGCTCCGTGGCGTGCTCGGTAAATCCGTCACGCGTCCCGTTGACCGCAAGGTGGTCGCAGACCTGCTCGGTCCAAAGCCGGGCTCGTAG
- a CDS encoding helix-turn-helix domain-containing protein, with amino-acid sequence MDARELVAWNLRRLRVARGVAQEALAVDAEIDRTYVSRLERNMENPSVAVLERLALALDVEIVEFFTRPKAGAKRSPVLKKGRKPKR; translated from the coding sequence ATGGATGCAAGGGAACTGGTCGCATGGAATCTTCGGCGTTTGCGCGTCGCGCGCGGCGTGGCGCAGGAAGCGCTTGCGGTCGATGCCGAGATTGACCGCACCTATGTGAGCCGTCTTGAGCGCAACATGGAAAACCCGAGCGTGGCCGTGCTTGAACGGCTCGCGCTGGCGCTTGATGTCGAGATCGTGGAGTTTTTCACGAGGCCCAAGGCGGGCGCGAAGCGGTCGCCTGTTCTCAAGAAAGGGCGAAAGCCGAAAAGGTAA